One genomic window of Peptococcaceae bacterium 1198_IL3148 includes the following:
- a CDS encoding chemotaxis protein CheC — protein MGNSVDNNKLTDMHMDVLKEIGNIGLGNAATSLAQMVNKKIDMEVPQTKFVSLDDAMNLVGGLEEIVACATLHVDGDVPSQILFVFNQASTLYLVDMLMGLEKGTTQQLDEMGESVVKEIANVLTGSFLSAIGSMTGLKMVPTVPMFAYDMLGATLSASLVAGGYIEDHILMIETVLFEEHQDIKGHFFMITEDESLNKLFSALGLSIN, from the coding sequence ATGGGGAACTCCGTTGACAATAATAAATTAACAGATATGCACATGGATGTGTTAAAGGAAATTGGTAATATCGGTTTAGGAAACGCGGCCACTTCATTGGCACAAATGGTCAATAAAAAAATTGATATGGAAGTGCCGCAAACAAAATTTGTGTCGCTGGATGATGCCATGAATCTTGTGGGTGGCCTGGAAGAAATTGTTGCCTGTGCTACGTTGCATGTGGATGGCGATGTGCCTTCACAAATATTATTTGTATTCAACCAAGCCAGTACCCTTTACCTAGTGGACATGCTGATGGGTTTAGAAAAGGGCACTACCCAACAGTTGGATGAAATGGGCGAGTCGGTGGTAAAGGAAATTGCCAACGTGCTTACCGGATCATTTCTAAGTGCCATTGGCAGCATGACCGGATTGAAAATGGTGCCCACCGTACCGATGTTTGCCTACGATATGTTGGGAGCAACCTTAAGTGCATCGCTGGTGGCTGGTGGCTATATCGAAGACCATATATTAATGATTGAAACAGTTTTATTTGAAGAACATCAAGATATTAAAGGACACTTTTTTATGATTACTGAAGATGAGTCTCTGAATAAATTATTTAGTGCCCTTGGACTATCAATCAATTAA
- a CDS encoding protein-glutamate O-methyltransferase CheR: MEFAEFRNQVQRYFGLDLNSYKENQLRRRLDSLLARRKIANYGDFFKLMSSSRDEYISFLDYLTINVSEFFRDPKMFQTLETKVLPELLVKNAKLNIWSAACSIGAEPYSVAIILEEISTNKQHRIDATDLDQSIIQKAKMGVYNADIVKNVSPQRLNKYFTKDNDKYLINQQIKNKVTYKQHDLLSSPYPKGYDLILCRNVTIYFTREAQEKLNRQFSQSLKPGGYLFIGGSETIFNYAELGLTKTAPCFYKKMG, encoded by the coding sequence ATGGAATTTGCTGAATTTAGAAATCAAGTGCAAAGGTACTTTGGCTTGGACCTTAACAGTTATAAAGAAAATCAACTTAGGCGCCGATTGGATAGTCTGCTTGCCCGCAGAAAAATTGCTAACTATGGTGATTTTTTCAAATTAATGTCCAGCAGTAGGGACGAATATATAAGTTTTTTAGATTATTTGACCATTAACGTGTCAGAATTTTTTCGGGATCCTAAAATGTTTCAGACATTGGAAACCAAGGTGTTGCCTGAGCTGTTGGTTAAAAATGCTAAACTAAATATATGGAGTGCTGCTTGCTCCATTGGGGCAGAACCCTATTCGGTGGCGATAATTTTGGAGGAAATATCCACCAATAAACAACACCGCATCGATGCCACTGATTTAGATCAAAGCATTATTCAAAAGGCTAAAATGGGTGTATATAACGCTGACATAGTAAAAAACGTCAGTCCTCAACGGCTAAACAAATATTTTACCAAGGATAATGATAAATACTTAATTAACCAACAGATTAAAAATAAAGTAACCTACAAACAACACGACCTGTTGAGTAGCCCATATCCTAAAGGTTACGATTTAATACTTTGTCGCAATGTAACGATCTACTTTACCAGAGAGGCCCAAGAAAAACTAAACCGTCAATTTTCTCAGTCCCTTAAACCCGGTGGCTATTTGTTCATTGGCGGTAGCGAAACAATATTTAATTATGCTGAGCTTGGTTTAACGAAAACCGCCCCGTGCTTTTATAAGAAAATGGGTTAA
- a CDS encoding chemotaxis protein CheD, protein MEPAKVLKEIQVGIADYKTAAAPNKIITLGLGSCVGLTLYDPKLKIGGLLHIMLPDSRQFSNVNKPAKFADLGIPLMLKELQRTGAAISRIQAKLAGGAQMFSGLDEKFVLNIGQRNADMTRSILKQLGIRIHAEEVGGNRGRTMILDLDTGLVTIRTIGTPLKVI, encoded by the coding sequence ATGGAGCCAGCAAAAGTATTAAAAGAAATCCAAGTTGGCATTGCGGACTATAAAACGGCAGCGGCGCCCAATAAAATTATCACCCTTGGTCTGGGGTCCTGTGTTGGGTTGACACTTTATGATCCTAAATTAAAGATCGGTGGGCTACTGCATATTATGTTACCGGACAGCAGACAGTTTAGTAATGTCAATAAGCCGGCAAAATTTGCTGATTTAGGCATTCCACTAATGTTAAAAGAACTGCAAAGGACTGGAGCTGCGATCAGTAGAATCCAGGCCAAGTTAGCCGGTGGTGCACAAATGTTTTCCGGATTAGATGAAAAATTTGTGTTGAATATTGGTCAAAGGAATGCCGATATGACTCGCAGCATCCTCAAACAACTGGGCATCAGAATTCATGCTGAAGAGGTGGGGGGAAACCGAGGACGGACGATGATTCTGGACTTAGATACCGGTTTGGTAACTATACGTACCATTGGTACGCCGTTGAAGGTGATCTAA
- a CDS encoding flagellar hook-basal body protein, translating to MLKTVQSGAAALKIQELQMATVGNNVANINTVGYKADKPMTDFSEAVRQALSDSGTTTKADAKITPAVGSGMRVIMMTKKDFGQGTLQETGRSLDLAIDGHGFFVLADPYDGSTVYSRAGDFEVDKDGKLVNPAGFSMPDITVPPGTQELKIERDGRVIAVPYQGEKQEIGQIKLQYFENPSYLTPLGKNVYAANENVTVLKNPEVPGIIRQGFLEQSNVDFVDEMARMITAQKAHSFGSRSITTADEMWEMSNNLTK from the coding sequence ATGCTTAAAACTGTACAATCCGGTGCTGCGGCTTTAAAAATACAAGAATTGCAAATGGCCACTGTGGGTAACAATGTGGCCAATATTAACACCGTTGGTTATAAAGCAGACAAGCCCATGACCGATTTTTCTGAAGCAGTGCGTCAAGCCCTTAGCGACAGTGGTACCACCACCAAAGCGGATGCCAAGATTACCCCCGCTGTGGGCAGTGGTATGCGGGTGATTATGATGACTAAAAAGGACTTTGGCCAAGGGACACTGCAAGAAACCGGTAGATCCTTGGATTTAGCCATAGATGGCCACGGTTTTTTCGTTTTGGCCGATCCCTATGATGGCAGTACAGTGTATTCCCGGGCGGGGGATTTTGAGGTGGATAAAGACGGCAAACTAGTGAACCCAGCGGGCTTTTCTATGCCGGATATCACTGTGCCACCGGGCACCCAAGAACTAAAAATAGAAAGGGATGGCAGGGTGATTGCAGTGCCATACCAAGGTGAGAAACAAGAAATTGGCCAAATAAAGTTACAGTATTTTGAAAACCCCAGTTACCTAACACCGCTGGGCAAAAATGTTTATGCAGCCAATGAAAACGTAACGGTTTTGAAAAACCCAGAAGTGCCTGGTATCATCCGGCAGGGCTTTTTGGAGCAATCAAACGTCGACTTTGTAGATGAAATGGCCAGGATGATAACTGCTCAGAAGGCCCACTCCTTTGGTTCACGGTCCATTACCACCGCCGACGAGATGTGGGAAATGTCTAACAATTTAACTAAGTAA
- a CDS encoding flagellar hook-basal body complex protein — protein sequence MSIAQSGSQKLKKNITTDDEVNLPKGGESLFRGIYTTLSGMGVQQSRLDLITSNLANVESKGYKSDQIRTETFGEVLIHHQSPNQKGLTPVGPSNMGSAVAEVYIDMTQGDLSTSGEYTDLALDGKGFYVLQAQTEQGQQEFYSRDSSFYVDKDGYLVNTRGDKLLSESGPIKVGDKKFEVDQKGRLTIDGETRPRYTLRVVEFADTRALKKEGEKYFSPTEEAEILPSTETKVLQGVIESSNVDTTVEMTNMIQVMRTYQAGQRLMQAHDELLNKAANQLGSLR from the coding sequence GTGTCAATTGCACAGTCGGGCAGTCAAAAACTTAAGAAAAATATTACAACAGATGATGAAGTAAATTTGCCTAAAGGCGGTGAGAGTTTGTTTAGAGGTATATACACCACCCTCAGTGGTATGGGGGTGCAACAGTCTAGGTTGGATTTGATTACCAGTAACTTGGCCAATGTTGAAAGCAAAGGTTATAAAAGTGATCAGATTAGGACCGAAACCTTTGGTGAAGTTTTAATTCACCATCAAAGCCCTAACCAAAAAGGGTTAACCCCGGTGGGGCCATCCAACATGGGCAGCGCGGTGGCTGAGGTTTATATTGACATGACCCAGGGGGATTTGTCCACCAGTGGGGAATATACTGATCTGGCTTTGGATGGCAAAGGCTTTTACGTGTTACAGGCGCAAACTGAACAGGGCCAGCAGGAGTTTTACAGCCGAGACAGTTCCTTTTATGTTGATAAGGATGGTTATTTGGTTAATACCCGCGGCGACAAACTGTTAAGTGAATCTGGACCCATTAAAGTGGGGGACAAAAAGTTTGAAGTTGACCAGAAGGGTCGCTTGACCATTGATGGTGAAACCCGGCCGCGGTATACACTGCGTGTGGTTGAGTTTGCAGACACCAGGGCGTTGAAAAAGGAAGGAGAAAAATACTTCTCCCCCACCGAAGAGGCAGAAATATTGCCCAGCACCGAAACCAAGGTGCTGCAGGGTGTGATAGAATCTTCCAACGTTGACACCACGGTGGAAATGACTAATATGATTCAAGTAATGCGCACTTATCAAGCCGGCCAAAGATTAATGCAAGCCCATGATGAACTGCTAAATAAAGCAGCCAATCAGCTGGGTTCATTAAGATAA
- a CDS encoding FliA/WhiG family RNA polymerase sigma factor, whose product MDNDSLWQAYVTQPSAELREKLILNYLPLVRTIAGRLAVKMPYFMQQADLESCGTMGLIEAVDKFDLSMGVAFETFAYHRIRGAMFDELRRQNWVPRTIWQRQQAVKAAKEKLAQSGEPVTELAVANGAGLTLEELRQVTGQWNASQMYSLDEEIHNGEGDAVRRTDLLADDDSPDPLTIIDELEDKRILADAIATLKERDRLVLALYYQEELTLKEIGSVLEVSESRVCQLHSRAVKNLRKILQQMMK is encoded by the coding sequence ATGGATAATGATAGCCTTTGGCAAGCATACGTCACCCAGCCCAGTGCTGAGTTGCGGGAAAAGTTAATATTAAACTATTTACCGTTAGTAAGAACCATTGCCGGCCGGCTAGCTGTCAAGATGCCCTATTTTATGCAACAGGCTGACTTGGAAAGTTGTGGCACCATGGGCTTGATAGAGGCGGTGGATAAGTTTGATTTGTCAATGGGGGTGGCCTTTGAAACCTTTGCTTACCACCGCATTCGGGGAGCAATGTTTGATGAATTGCGACGACAAAATTGGGTGCCCCGGACCATTTGGCAACGCCAACAGGCGGTTAAAGCAGCAAAGGAAAAATTGGCCCAAAGTGGTGAGCCGGTGACTGAATTGGCAGTGGCCAACGGAGCAGGCCTCACGTTGGAGGAACTGCGCCAGGTCACCGGGCAATGGAACGCTAGCCAAATGTATTCATTGGATGAGGAAATACACAACGGTGAAGGTGATGCTGTACGCCGGACCGACCTGCTGGCCGATGACGATAGTCCCGATCCGTTGACCATTATAGATGAACTGGAAGATAAAAGAATATTGGCCGATGCCATTGCCACACTAAAGGAACGGGATCGGCTGGTGTTGGCATTATATTACCAAGAAGAGTTAACTCTAAAGGAAATAGGCAGTGTGTTGGAAGTTTCTGAATCTCGAGTGTGTCAATTGCACAGTCGGGCAGTCAAAAACTTAAGAAAAATATTACAACAGATGATGAAGTAA
- a CDS encoding PilZ domain-containing protein yields the protein MAVEKYKLGQKITVTRVNDHKDEHFYSTIQNVTNGEIYIDIPYQGDTPLVLTHHEQINVKYVSQNGAFTFTASFLGVHKETEVLNFYRIGAPAEQDIKKIQLREFVRVPMMLDVEYYLQGDETKYKGTTVDLSAGGMRLASKNELQKNQVLDLYFTINKKNRVTDISLKGQVVRCELIDQQMNLYHAGLKFLNITRWLEETLVSFVFEKQIDQLRKR from the coding sequence ATGGCGGTAGAAAAATATAAATTGGGACAAAAAATTACAGTAACTAGAGTAAATGACCACAAAGACGAGCACTTTTATTCCACCATTCAGAATGTTACAAATGGTGAAATTTATATAGACATACCATACCAAGGAGATACTCCATTGGTACTAACGCATCACGAGCAGATTAATGTTAAATATGTGTCGCAAAATGGTGCCTTTACCTTTACAGCCAGTTTCTTAGGTGTACATAAAGAAACGGAAGTCCTAAATTTTTATCGCATCGGTGCCCCGGCAGAACAGGACATAAAAAAGATTCAATTGCGGGAGTTTGTGCGGGTACCAATGATGTTGGATGTGGAGTACTACTTACAGGGTGATGAAACAAAATATAAAGGCACCACGGTAGATTTAAGTGCCGGCGGAATGCGGTTAGCGAGCAAAAACGAGTTGCAGAAAAATCAAGTTTTAGATTTATATTTTACCATTAATAAGAAAAACCGAGTAACGGATATATCTTTAAAGGGCCAAGTGGTTCGGTGTGAGTTAATTGATCAACAGATGAATCTTTACCATGCTGGTCTAAAGTTTTTAAACATCACCCGGTGGCTGGAGGAAACATTAGTATCCTTTGTCTTTGAAAAGCAAATTGACCAATTGCGCAAACGCTAA
- a CDS encoding MinD/ParA family protein, with the protein MLKGTIIKAGTKRTPAKGPRVIAITSGKGGVGKSNVTLNLALALADRGQRVVVFDADLGLANVEVLLGKKPQYNLYDFLYHGKSIDDIVMVGPKGIRIISGGSGVMELANLSVEALKRLQGAMQVFDAGVDQVLVDTGAGLSKNTLAFLAAAHELVVVVTPEPTSITDAYGLIKVLSRYNVHQQVQIIVNKAVNNHEAQQTIQKLQLTAEHFLPNIRIEYLGNVAEDINVVQAVKEQKPFVLYNPNCSASRSIKKVANQLIGLEHQETGGLSGFFSRLSRLFS; encoded by the coding sequence ATGTTGAAGGGTACAATAATCAAGGCAGGTACTAAAAGGACACCGGCTAAAGGTCCCCGGGTAATCGCCATTACCAGCGGCAAAGGTGGCGTAGGCAAAAGCAATGTTACGCTAAATTTAGCCTTGGCTCTGGCGGATAGAGGCCAGCGAGTGGTGGTATTTGACGCCGACCTGGGTCTGGCCAATGTAGAAGTATTACTGGGTAAAAAGCCTCAGTATAATCTTTATGATTTTTTATATCATGGAAAAAGTATAGATGACATTGTCATGGTTGGCCCCAAGGGTATTCGCATTATCTCCGGTGGGTCTGGGGTGATGGAACTGGCTAACTTAAGTGTTGAGGCCCTAAAGCGCTTGCAGGGGGCAATGCAGGTTTTTGATGCTGGTGTCGATCAGGTGCTGGTGGATACCGGCGCCGGCTTAAGTAAAAATACTTTGGCCTTTTTGGCAGCCGCTCATGAGCTGGTGGTGGTGGTCACCCCGGAACCAACATCCATTACTGATGCCTATGGTTTGATCAAGGTGTTATCTAGGTACAACGTGCACCAACAAGTGCAAATAATTGTCAATAAAGCTGTTAACAACCATGAGGCACAGCAGACCATACAAAAATTGCAATTGACAGCGGAGCACTTTTTACCCAATATTAGGATTGAATATTTGGGTAACGTGGCTGAAGATATAAATGTTGTGCAGGCGGTGAAGGAGCAAAAACCCTTTGTGCTATATAATCCTAATTGTTCCGCCAGCAGATCCATCAAGAAGGTGGCCAATCAACTTATTGGTTTGGAACATCAGGAGACTGGGGGATTATCTGGTTTTTTCAGTCGACTGAGCCGATTATTCAGCTAG